The sequence below is a genomic window from Harpia harpyja isolate bHarHar1 chromosome 3, bHarHar1 primary haplotype, whole genome shotgun sequence.
CGTGGGAAATGGGGGTAGCGTGGCCCCCGGAGACCCGCTGAGCGTGCCCATGGGGCGGCCGAAACAGCGAGGCCTCAGCGGTGCACACCCCGTTTTGCACTCTCCCACAAAACCTGCAGTTCCCTGGGCTTTTGCTGCCTTGGCTTGTAACAGCCCACAGAGCCAAAGATGCAAATCCCACTCGCTGCAGGCAAAAGAGAGAGCGACAGCTAACAAGCTAGCCCGGTGTCGTCAAGACAGGTGAGTGGGCTGAAATGACACAGGGAGGTAGTTAAAGTACTCTATTAAAAGAATCTGCCaatataaaatggaaagaaaaattctgtatcgtgaaaatacttttcttgctCAGAAAAGAACTACTCCCCAGACTTCTAATACAGACCAACATTAGCCAGAAAAAATAACACGGTCAAACCGCGAGGAAGGCTTGTGCTGTTCCATAAATACCTAAATCTTTAGTTACCAAAAAGTCGGGGTGGCTGATGATatgttaaaaagttaaaatgtaaagaaaaatgaacttaGGTCTTTCTATTCCATTAAGCTGTATAGCTTCATGTGTTGGGTGCCTAAGAAACCCAAGTGTCAACTGCATTTGCATAGGTGACATAACCAAATAGCTGCATTCTTGACACCTGGCAAAACAGCCTCGGTGAATGTGAGTGATTAACTCAGTTACTGAATGCCAACAGAAGATAAAGAATAATAGAAACTGTTTGCTTTGAAAAGTAATTTGCTGGTTTTCTTACTCCTCAGTTATCAGCTGAGATTTATGAACTGCCAGGAAGCCCCTTAGATTACTATTTGTAAGTAAGTCACTGGTTTTAGTGGTCTCGGTAATCCAATTTTGTTTAGTTTTCAAGCACTTTGGGAACCGCTTGATAAAATTTGTACATACATCAGAGTTGATGCATATACCATTAAGTCCttttttttgcatgcaaaagTCTGGGAGCTTCCTGCCAGTGAAGGGGGGCACTTGGCAGCGTGTACTCCCACGTGAAGTACACCTAACCCAAAAGTACACTCACAGCCCCTTGAGCTACATCGTAGTCAACTAGCTATTCAGCTACCAAAATAAACTCTTCCAAAAACTTCATCTCACTTCATCTTACCCTAATATTTGCCAGAGGGAGAGATCTATTTCCTGAGAATCTCCCTCCTTCTGTTTACAATAGAATCAGGTCAGGTTGACCCTGGTATTTTCATTCCTCACTATTAATTAACTTTGGAACTAGTATTAAATCTCATCAGCCAGGACACTgattcttctctttgtttttgcaTTTGCTGTGATGAAGATGAGCCTTCTGTGTTTTGCATGGAGCTCAGCTAATTCAGTCTAGTGCCATTTAAAATAGTCTAAAATAAGTGAAAGAGGCAAGTAtttcaggaaaactgaaattCATTTCTCAAAAGCAAGAATCTCTGAACAATCCTGATAAATTGCCACATCAGTGTAACTCTCCATCTCGAACTGCAGACCTGTGAGTTTAAATGTGTTGAATGCCAGACTCCTAGTAATAGTATCTTGCGGTATTGCAGGATTTTATTTATGGGGTTTTTATACAACTATAAGAATGTTCTACTATAAAAAGGTCCATGCAGAGTTACAGACTGCTTTTCTAAGAGATAGTAATTGTATTCTTACTTCCCTCAAACTACATAGTActaatgacataaaaaaaaatttttttttatgattttcagtTTACATCCTTACTATAGCCCTTCTGTCACCAGCTATTACCTCTTATAGTacaaattaaagaggaaaagttAATGGCAGACCAGCAGGCTGGTTGTCTGTAGAGACACTGATGGTAGAGGGCAGCTCTAGGCAACTTTAACGTTCACCATAGATTAACCATGGGGTTAATCTAGTTCATAATCATAGTAGTCATCATCTGTGTTTACTCCAACGCTGGAGGCCTCATtgggtttcattttctttctgtcctctttGCCTTTTTCCGTGGAAGACAGATTATCTTCACACTGCTGCAGAATCTTTTTGGAAGACATCCAACTTTCTCCTCGGCTTTCTGCTGGCGCCGCGCACTCCCCTCCCCTGACATCCGTTCCTTTGGCCACCAGCACTCTTCTGGTTCTGAGAAGGTCACAGGTGCAGTTCCAAGGGTTTCCATCTAAATACAGGTGACGAAGACGAGGTAAATACTCTAAGACTTTGCGATCCAAGGCGGATATCTTGTTATTCCGTAAATTTAAAACCTGAAGCTGTTTCAAGTCCTTCAGCTCTTGTTCTCCAACATCCTCTATGTCATTTCCCTTTAGATCCAATCTAGCAAGGGTGTCTGGAagtctgaataaaaataaaacagcacaaaGGTGTTATGTTCATCATATTGATTCTGTTTGTGTAAGTGGTATTTGGCCAGGCGCACCTGAcgtattaaaataaaactatcactaacaaaaaatgcaaacttCTGCAAAAAAGATGTGGTCGTGTAgtgttcatgtcttttttttttttttcaagttatagGAATACTGTCTATGCACACTTGAACTGTTTTCCCAGTACTGACTCTGTTTGTGCAACTGAACTAAACAGCAGTCCTACTGTAGTGTACTATGAAGAAAGTTTCATGTTCAATTGAGTGTCAAgcttaaaaatgcatttggtaCTTTTCAATGCCGTAAGTATGCCAACGACCAAATTATAGCACCATGAAAGATCAAAAGTTTAGAGAAGCATGGCAACACTGCTCCTTCAAGCACTTCTATATACGATTTGTTTAAAAAGGTTTTTTAGTTCATAAAGAACtagaatttttcttccattttgttctcCTGCTCCCATCAGACTCAAACATTAATCATCACAGAAGTAGTCCATCTGATGATATCCTGTTTAGGAAATCAGCAACAAGGAAAATAGAAGTGCTTTTTGATGGTCTTTTAAAAGAGTACTTTAGAGAATTAGAACTggttacatttaaaagaaaaaaaagcagctgataaTCTCTGGATATGATACTAGGCTGGTCAGTATCATTCTTATTTTCATACATTTACAAATTTGTATGATAAGACTGTTTTATTTCACAAGTCTTGCTCATTTATGATCTTCTAATTTCCTCCTGCTGTAGTTAGTGAGAAGTGCTTAACAGAAAAGCCAGTTAGTTGGcatggaatatttttaataaaattaatttgaaagtaccttaaaaataatttcactatAGTAGTATGCAAGGTGATGAATTTAAGAGTCATGGTTAGAGATTTTAAGGAAACTTATTCACTGAAACTCTGAGGGAAATTACAAATAATACTACCAAGAGCTATTTAGAATAGAACAGCAGTATACCACAACTGGTAAAGGTTGATGTGATAGTTTATCTCAATGTAATGATATGAGATACCTTTGAAAATTTCTAAGAGGGTACACTGTGACCCTCACTGTTTTTTGTGAAGCTGAGTTTGACCTCTTAGGCTGAAAGGTGGTTGCCATATTTGTGTAAATCTCGCAACTTCAGTGGGACTATTTCAAGAGTAGGGCAGTTCTGTATTGTGCTGTATTTCCTGGGGGAGATGAGGATTTCACATGTTGATATGGTGAGTCACTCCACAAAATTTGATCTTACCAAATGCTTGTGACTGCAATAAGTGGGTTTTGAAACCTAACCACAGGCGATGATTATAGTTGCCCAATATGACACTGTAATTCCAGAAGGGTACTCTGGGGTAAAACCCCAGTGCCACTGATGTCAAAGGCAGTAGGATATCACCCAAGTTGTTATCCAGACTGATTACAGTCTAAAGCCTGACCAGCAAGTCCTGAAACCTGTGAAGAGTCTTACTGTACTAATGTTAGACTTAGGCTTTATGGCTGTAGTTTTTAACTTCAGGCTGTGTTGATCTTGAGAAAGTGATGGCTCTAGAGTACATGATGAGTGatcctgctgctggcagagaagCTGTGCTCACTTGGGAGCTGACCATGGCAGCtgtactgtgctgctgctgccactccAGGGAGTACTATCAGACTCTTCTCTGCATCCTTACCACTCCCTGCAATACTTTATGGAGTATAGGCTCTTCTCTACAAGTCCTGAAAATACTTGGACCTGTGGATTATTTTGttctcagaaaataaacaaaagaagctttctttctcttcattccTGACGAATAACTGCTAAGACCCATTAACTGTGGCACAtcattaactgtattttttaaacttggaCACTGGTGACTGAGTTGTCAGATAACTGTCAGAAGTAATACTTTTGTTTCTGTATATCCATGCATACCTGGTGATCATCAGACAATTAAATTAAGTACATAAATTTTAcatcttgtcatttttttccctcttttatgtTTACAGCCTCCCCTTGAAATCTGTATTCATTGTTGAGTTGAAAATACAAGTCCCCAATATCTCCTTAAAAGCCGTACTGTTTAAGGGCTAATAGAGAACTCCTTCCTGTTAATTCTCTTGACTACGAAGGTTGTAAAATAAGATGGATTAGACAATACTAAAGTAACTAGAAAGCATTAAATATTCCTGTCAAGCTAGACTGAAATCAAATATTTATACAGCACTAAATCACTTTCTGATTATAAAGCTGCTGCCAAATAGATTCAAATGCTAAAGGACCTGATGCTAAACGAATTGAAATTTTACTGCATTATTTATTTGGGCTAGTTAAACCTGTCCAcaagccataaaaataaaatttaatagtGCAGTTGTGTTAAAGAAGTTGATGTTAATGGAATTACTTCACTATTTTTATGCCATCTTATTGCACAgctttttgaaataataaaattgcCACTTTATATCAGACCAACCTCCATTTGCCTTAATATGCCATCTCTGATAATGGCCAGGACCAACACTCAGATGAATGCGAGAGAACCTGTAAGCAGGGCATTAATGAACACAGTGTGCCCAAGGGATGTTTCTTCTGAGCTCCTTTGACTGGAATTTTGCTTATAGCCTGAAGCCAGAGAGCTTATATGCATTCCAAATACTTTGTAATGTGTGAATTTAATGAAGCTGGGAATGCTAATATCCATTGAAAAAGCACATTCTTTTTGACCACACTCAGCTCCTGAAATCTTAATATTTTAACAATAATAAACTCAGTGTGGGTTGGTAGAAACATGAGCTTTAAAATTgctgtctttcctttttattgaatGCTCTATTAATTTTGTGTAATGGGGGAAGATAAATCTAAGCAGAAATATAACTTCTCCGTAATCATTCTGTTATATTCTACTAGCAGGTTCCTCTTATTCGTGTGCTAATTAAACAAAGTAGTCTCGCTGGCAGGGAGAGATGTGAAATGAGTAGATTCACTGGGGGCCACAGATGTAATGAAAACAGCTCTACTTCTATGCTGAGACTGCTAACAAGAGTGCTAATTAGTGCCAGTTATGGCAATGGGTTTGTGGTATGGATAGACTTCTACCATGATTGGGTCTGAAtacaaatttttttccagtttggccCTCATAATGTAAGGAAGGAGAGGTGACACCTGGGAACCAGCTGTCCTCAGATTCACTTGCCTCAGTGGAATAGAAATGAGGAGATTCTGTTCCAGTGCCAGATTTGAAAGCTGCGCACACTTCTGAAGAGCTCCTGCCTCAAATACGCTAACAGCGTTGTTGTCAAGAAACAAATGCTTGAGGTCTTGTAGTCCTTGGAAGTCCTGCACTGTCACCCTTTGAATCAGGTTATTGCTGCAGTCGAGTTTCTGCAGTCTGCCGGGCAGCCTGAGTGGCATAGTGTGGAGCTGGTTCTTAGAGAGCTCCAGTGTTGTTAAGTTAGGAAGAAGCTGTGCACCATCTATTGACGTTAGCTGATTTTCTGACAGGAAGAACTCAGACAGGTTTTCTAGGTGTTTCATGTCTCGAAGTCTTATTGTTTTAAGTTGGTTTTTCTCTAATTTTAGTGACAGCAGGGATTTAGGTAGGTCAAGAGGCACTTTTGTCAGAAAGTTGCCACTTAAACCGAGAAACTGTAGATTTTGGAAAGATGCAAAGAAGTTGGTTGGGAATGAGTTCAGTTTATTATCAGCCATGCTCAGATACTTCAGCCTAGGAAGCTTAAGTGGTGCAGACACAGATTCCATGTTGTTGCCATCCAGAATCAAACTTTGTAAattgcaaagggaagaaaatgcattgAGAGGCAGAGTCGCAATCAGGTTGTTCCGAATATCGAGCACCCTTAGTTTCATCAGACCTTCAAAATCAGATGCATGCAGAGTGTTGATGGAGTTATCAGCGAGTTTTAAAATTTCAAGGCCAGATGGGAGGATGGTAGGTATTTGCTTGAGCTGATTTTTATAGAGTTCCAGGGACTTCAAGGTGCTCAGAGCTTTGAAAGTGTTGTTTTCTATTGATTCTGTGCCACTGCATGACAGGACCAGCTCTTCAAGGGCTGACATTCTCCTGAAGTCCGTaatcttaaagagaaaaaaataattcatgtgaTAGTACACCGTCTATTAATACATATTCTCACTGGTTACTTCTTCTGGATGCTCTGACAATTGCTAGTATATATTAAGAAACTATGTATTTAGAACAAGAAactaagagaaaaaataacaatacaGGTGTTAACTATAGATACCTGCGGTTTGCCAGTATTTACTTACATTTCTAGAATTTTGTTGTTTAAGTCCATATTGTGTCTGGTTTTGAGCAAACACACGTTTGAAGAAGGaatattccttttatttctgcctGGTGGATAGCCTATATAAAATAGAGAGCTAATATCACCAGTGGCAGAAATCTTCGCAGAGAGTAGATGGTTGTTACTGCGCTCAACGGAGCTCACTGGAGCAGTTTTGAGTTCATCGCGCTGCCATTTCCATGTATCAGCAGTATTGTCACTGCAGCCTGTATTCCCCAGAGGAAGTACACATGGATATCATCACCTTTCCCTACTATAAAGTTTTGGCAGGAAACTGAAATCCAATGCTTGTATTTCTTCTCTCCCCCTGCTAtctctccttttctttaaagtaaaaaccTCACATACTAAGATGACCAAACCAAAGGTGTCATATCAGCTTGGTCTGAAAGTCACCTCTGTGGAACAGATTGATTTTACAGGAACTTAGTTTTTCTTAGTTGGTAATAAACAGATGCTTTGCAGTGGTAAATGGAACTTAGATATTGACTGTGACTATAATATACAGAGGCATTCTAagtgtttcattatttttctgctctgttggAACCTGCCTGTTTACAAAGCTTGCCATCTTGTGTCTCAAGTTAAGAAGGAAACTTAAGTGAATCTGGCAGTTTCCTCCAAGCCAAGATACGAGGAAGCAGGCAATGAGGGTGAACTCAGGAGTTCTACGAGCACACCAGTTGCTTAAACAGTAGTTTTCTGAAATTATCAGAGATGCTGCCCGTTGACCTAGGTGCTtgatttttaaacattcatttataTGGGAATCACAAAAAGCTCAGAGCAAGATGAGCAGGTATTCTGCATGGGAGAGGTGGGAAGGAGTGTCCTCATCCATTTTCCCTTCCCATGTCCAATACATCTCACTATAGGTCTCAGGAGTACCACATCAGTAAGAGATGTTAAACTAACACTATAGTCTTCATTCTATTTCCCCCAGGGCTTAGTAGCTACCAGCACATTTTACTCTCATTGAGAGAAGCTATAAAGCATGTTCTACAGCATAATCCCTCATCCCAGTCAGGAATCTACACAGAAGGCAGTACAAGTCCTTTTGTAGCGCAGGTACTGGGTAGTAATTTTGTTCTATGATCCTGATTGAATACAGCTGGCTATTCAATGTGACTGTTAAAAGATTCCTTCCAGCTTCATTTATCCAACTCTTGTATGTTTTTGGGTTGTATCTCTTTACCTTAGCTACAAACTTGGCATTTTAACTTCTGTTAAAATTAGAGCACGCACATCTGTGAAAGAGGAGTGAGATTTCATTTTGCTCTGGTATCCTTAGTTGTCACTACCTTCTGattacattttttctgtcttgtaaaGTAATTTCTGAGCATTGCAAGATTTGATGCGGTTAGTTAGAAAGTATAAGTATGGAACCTCTATTGATGCAGGTTTCTTCATCAATTACATTTAAGCTCAATGAGGGAAGGTACATCCATAAAAAAACCTTATATTCTCAACAGTAAATAacaaagttttccattttctattatttctataAATGCAGTTTTGTAACAAATATACATTGCTATATAGCAATTACAGAATTGCATGTCCAGTTTTGGTCATGATTAGGAGGCTAATCTTGCAAAGCTTTATCATGAGAAATCCCATAGGAATGAACTGCATTGCTCAAGAGCAGAAATGCATAGTCATATGTAAGTGATAAAACAGTCTTAAGGAAATTGAAACAAATGTGAACCTTCGTAAGTTCAACACATTTTCTCCTGTAAGttcaaaagcagtatttcctgcttttcctcagTTGATTGCTGGATGTCTCTAAGAGGCTTAATTTTCATCTTATTAAGTGACAGAGAGCTACGTGAAGGTCAATGTAGAGACATTCATTCTGTAATCATGTTAGGCTTCTTGATGTGGATTATTATAATTTCTATTTTCCACCTATTTGGTATGCTTTGCTAGGCTTTGTGACTGTGCTGTTTTGAGACTTAAACATTTATCCATGCTGTTACAAACAACCCAGTCTTTCTAATATGAATCAAGACATATTTGAAAGCCTATCATCAGCTCTCTTTTTGCTACGAAGTGATGTTTTATTCTCTAACTGGACTGTCTGGAAAGTGATACtaatataattttacattttaaaaagtagatcTCCTGAAAAGGGATCTAAGATACTGTTATTTTAATAGAAACGTTTtaataattttgtcatttttaatgacttttttttttttgctttcagaattttTGTGAACTAGGATTTGTTATAAGCAGTTTCTTAAACCAGTCCCCTATTGTGGGGGCCAGATAAACAATTTTCTTTTAGCAGATAAAACCCTACGTATTAATACTGTTAGAAATAAACTAAATCTTAAAGGGAGAGTAAACAGGTTATAGTTGGTCTTCAAATCAAGGAGGAGGcagaaattattgaaaaaaatgctaaaattaatCTAGTTTTGTTATTATGAAGTCTGTTCATAACAAACCCTAGTTTCTAAAAATACCAAAAGCAAAAATCCCAGCCAGTGTTTTCAATGACGATCAACCCTGTCAGAACAAATACAAAGTTGATCTGGGTAGaaaagatctattttttttttcttgttttttcttcaaaacatactGTATTTAGCATGGAAACgtatcttcttttctctttcctttctttgcaatTTTAATAATAACCAATGTAAAATAATGTCCAAAAGTAATTGGTACTCAGTTTGAAACTATTTGTTTATTCTTCTGAGACGGCTAATTGCCAAACCATAGTATATGTGAATGCTTACATATACAAGTCTCTTGGAGGTCAGCTGTGGGAAGTCTAGGCTTCCATTccacttctttttgaaaatacattattttctctAAGATTAGGTAAATGaaggaatttaaaaagcaaaaaacaaaaaccaaaaaaacccctatagaGTTCTTTTAGTGCTTCCAGACATGTAGTTTACAAGCAGAAATCAAA
It includes:
- the LOC128140200 gene encoding nephrocan-like, which translates into the protein MYLSYLLVFFSFHSGLSTTCPRRCSCDPAQSVQCYRATEIPREIPFTTRRLYISHSKIKQLQITDFRRMSALEELVLSCSGTESIENNTFKALSTLKSLELYKNQLKQIPTILPSGLEILKLADNSINTLHASDFEGLMKLRVLDIRNNLIATLPLNAFSSLCNLQSLILDGNNMESVSAPLKLPRLKYLSMADNKLNSFPTNFFASFQNLQFLGLSGNFLTKVPLDLPKSLLSLKLEKNQLKTIRLRDMKHLENLSEFFLSENQLTSIDGAQLLPNLTTLELSKNQLHTMPLRLPGRLQKLDCSNNLIQRVTVQDFQGLQDLKHLFLDNNAVSVFEAGALQKCAQLSNLALEQNLLISIPLRLPDTLARLDLKGNDIEDVGEQELKDLKQLQVLNLRNNKISALDRKVLEYLPRLRHLYLDGNPWNCTCDLLRTRRVLVAKGTDVRGGECAAPAESRGESWMSSKKILQQCEDNLSSTEKGKEDRKKMKPNEASSVGVNTDDDYYDYELD